In Dromaius novaehollandiae isolate bDroNov1 chromosome 3, bDroNov1.hap1, whole genome shotgun sequence, the following are encoded in one genomic region:
- the TBXT gene encoding T-box transcription factor T, translating into MSSPGAEGAGKPLQYRVDHLLSAVESELQAGSEKGDPTERELRVTLEDNDLWLRFKELTNEMIVTKNGRRMFPVLKVSVSGLDPNAMYSFLLDFAAADGHRWKYVNGEWVPGGKPEPQAPSCVYIHPDSPNFGAHWMKAPVSFSKVKLTNKLNGGGQIMLNSLHKYEPRIHIVRVGGPQRMITSHSFPETQFIAVTAYQNEEITALKIKYNPFAKAFLDAKERSDHKDMMEEVGDNQQSGYSQLGSWLIPGTGTLCPPANPHPQFGAPLSLSPAHSCERYSSLRNHRSAPYPNPYTHRNNSPTAYADNSSACLSMLQSHDNWSSLGVPTHTTMLPMSHSTGTATSSSQYPNLWSVSNSTITPVSQSSGMSNGLSSQFLRGSPAHYTALPHPVAAASSASPLYDGGATTDLPDSQYDASAHARLASTWTPVTPPSM; encoded by the exons ATGAGCTCCCCCGGCGCGGAGGGCGCGGGCAAGCCCCTGCAGTACCGCGTGGACCACCTGCTGAGCGCCGTGGAGAGCGAGCTGCAGGCGGGCAGCGAGAAGGGGGACCCCACGGAGCGCGAGCTGCGAGTCACCCTGGAGGACAACGACCTGTGGCTGCGCTTCAAGGAGCTCACCAACGAGATGATTGTCACCAAAAATGGCAG GAGGATGTTCCCGGTGCTGAAGGTGAGCGTGTCGGGCCTGGACCCCAACGCCATGTACTCCTTCCTGCTGGACTTCGCGGCGGCCGACGGGCACCGCTGGAAGTACGTGAACGGCGAGTGGGTGCCGGGCGGGAAGCCGGAGCCGCAGGCGCCCAGCTGCGTCTACATCCACCCCGACTCGCCCAACTTCGGCGCGCACTGGATGAAGGCGCCCGTCTCCTTCAGCAAAGTCAAGCTCACCAACAAGCTCAACGGCGGCGGGCAG ATCATGTTGAACTCCCTGCACAAGTATGAGCCTAGGATTCATATAGTGAGAGTTGGTGGCCCACAGCGGATGATCACCAGCCATTCCTTCCCAGAGACCCAGTTTATAGCTGTGACAGCGTACCAGAACGAGGAG atcacagctttaaaaattaaatacaatccATTTGCAAAGGCATTTCTTGATGCAAAAGAAAG AAGTGATCACAAAGACATGATGGAGGAAGTGGGAGACAACCAGCAGTCTGGGTATTCGCAAT TAGGTAGTTGGCTTATTCCTGGAACTGGGACTCTGTGCCCACCTGCCAATCCTCACCCTCAGTTTGGAGCACCCCTGTCACTCTCCCCTGCTCACAGCTGTGAAAGGTACTCATCGCTGAGGAATCATCGTTCTGCCCCTTACCCCAATCCCTACACCCATAGAAACAACTCACCAA CAGCCTATGCCGATAATTCCTCTGCCTGCCTTTCCATGCTCCAGTCCCATGACAACTGGTCCAGTCTAGGAGTTCCCACACATACGACTATGCTGCCCATGAGTCACAGCACTGGCACTGCTACCAGCTCCAG tCAGTATCCTAATTTATGGTCTGTGAGTAACAGCACCATCACACCGGTGTCTCAGTCAAGTGGGATGTCCAATGGCCTGAGCTCCCAGTTTTTACGTGGCTCTCCAGCACACTACACTGCCCTTCCACACCCGGTcgctgctgcctcctctgcatcCCCGCTGTATGACGGCGGTGCAACTACAGACCTTCCTGACAGCCAGTATGATGCCTCTGCACATGCTAGGCTAGCATCCACGTGGACACCTGTCACCCCACCTTCCATGTAA